From the Halococcus saccharolyticus DSM 5350 genome, the window TGTCTCGGACGACGAGACCACCACGATGGAGTCCTGCGTCGGGCTGTAGTACCCGAGGACGTTCTGACCGCGGTTCGACTGCTGGACTGCGAGCGAGTTCTCGTCCTCGCCGATCAGGAACAGTCCCTCGAACTTCGTGTTGTCGAACGTCCGAAACGCCGGTGCGGCGTCGCCGCTGACTCCGCTGCTCGGTCGCTGCTGGAACTCCTCGCGCGAGATCACCTCGACCGGCACCGTCTGGTTGAACTCGAGCTGTCGGATCCGTTCCAACCGGGCCATCGTGCGGTTGACGACCGCCCGTCGCTCGGTCACGTTGAGACCGTCCTCACCGGCGACCGGTACCGACTCGTTGTACCAGTAGCCACCCTCCCACCCGAGTACGTCCTCGGACGGATCGGCGAGGCTCCGTACCGCCTGTTGACTGCTCTCGGTGGACGAGTCGGCACCGGTCGACCCGTCGGTTTCGCTGGCCGTTCCGGCCGCGGCGTCGGTCGCCGGCGTGGTGGTCGCCTCATCGGACGTGGGTGACGCTTCCGGTGCGGTGTCGTTGCCGGCCGATCCGTTGCCGGCGGTGAAGGGCACGCTACAGCCGGCGAGAACCACGAAGACGGCGAACAACAGGGCGGCGAGCTGTCGCATATTCGGGTGACGGAGGCGACGGACAAAAAGGACCCGACCGGAGAAACTGACTTCCGGAAACCGGCCTTGCATTACGCATGGAGTTCGATCCCGACCGAACCGCCGTCGTAGTGGTCGACATGCAAAACGGGTTTTGTCATCCCGAGGGCAGCCTCTACGCTCCGGGGAGCGAGGAGGTCGTCGATCCGATCGCGGACCTGCTCGACGACGCCCGCGACGCCGGCGCGAGTGTCATCTTCACGCGGGACGTCCACCCGCCCGAGCAGTTCGAGGACACCCACTACTACGACGAGTTCGACCGCTGGGGCGAGCACGTCGTCGAGGGGTCGTGGGAGACCGAGATCGCCGATGGGCTCGACGTTTCCCCCGGGGATCACGTGGTCGAGAAACACACCTACGACGCCTTCTACGAGACCGAGCTGGAGGGGTGGCTCGACGCCCACGGGATCGACGATCTCGTGATCTGTGGGACGCTCGCCAACGTCTGCGTACTTCACACAGCCGGCAGCGCCGGCCTTCGGGATTTCCGTCCGGTGCTCGTCGACGATGCGATCGGGTATATCGAGGAGGATCACCACGAGTACGCGCTCGATCACGCCGACTGGCTGTTCGGCGAGGTCACGGAGCGCACCGACATCACGTTCGGATAGAAGAGCACTCCCGGTCGAACACCACACGTGGACGTGAATCAGCCCCGGAACAGCCGATAGGCACCCTGCCCCGTGGCGACCGGCTTCATCTCACCGTCGGGAGCCTCGCTCTCGACCGTCACCGTTGAAACACCGACGGTCGATCCCGCACGGATCACGTCGGCAGTCGCGATGAGATCGCCGCCGGCCGGTCGGAGGTAGTTCACGTTGAGGTTGATGGTCGCGACACCGTCGCTCATCGGGTCGTCGAGAGCGGGCCGGAGCGCGATCCCACCGGCAGTGTCGATCAGCGTCGCAGCGATCCCGCCGTGGATGTCCGAAGTCGCGTCGTCGTCGCCGTTCGGTCGCGTGTTCGTGAGCTTCTCGTCGAAGGGGATCGTCATCACGAGCCGATCGTGTTCCATCGATTCGACCTGTGTCCCGAGCCACGACAGGTAGCCGTGGTCGTCGATGTACGCCTGCAGGAAGGCGGCCGCGTCGTCCGTCTCGTCGATCATGGAGCCACCGCGAGCGCCAGCGGTTAGTAGCCACCGGTGCGTGAGACGTCACGGCAGGCAACAGCGTGAGGATGGAGCGGCCACAACGACCGTCGTGACCGACGATCCCGAATACGACCTCGATTTTCGCGCTCACCCTGAAAAATACGAGATCGGTCGGGGTGAGGAAGGAGTGTTCAAGATCGAACCCTACAAGAGCGAACTCCTCCCGTTGTGGGGGTACACGGACCGCGAGACCGCGGACGAGTCGGGCGAGGCCATCTACGAGCGGTATCTGGAATACCGGGCGGCTGGCGAGTTCCCGGGGATGGACATGGCGCGGAAGTACCTCCAGATGGGCTACACCCGATCGATGCGCTACGCTCGGTATCCCGGCGGCCAGAAGTACGCTGACGGCGAGGAACGCGAGCCCGAACACTGGGCCGACCACGACAAGCGCGAGGCCGCGCTCGTCTACGAGGTCTGGTGGAACCGAGTCGAGAACGACGACGAGTACCAACGGCTGGAGGCACAGCATCGAGAACGCGACTGACTCGGTATTGTCGAGAGCGACGTGACGCTGGTCAGAATCTACCTCTTATCGCGACAAACCGATGAGAAACTAGTGTGTGGTCCGGAACGCCCGCACTCACCCGAAACAACTGAGAACCGCAGGCCACACCCTCCCCAGCCGATTCGCTCGTTCGTTTCACTCACTCGCTCATCCCTCGCACGAGTCGCGCGTCTTCGACGCGCTCCCGCGCGCCAACCGTAACCGCTCAGCACCGCAGCCGCATCCGTCGTCAGTCTCAGAACAGCGCTTCGGACTCGTCGAGGATGCGTGCAGGGCCACCGACTTCCCAGACGCGGGTGTCGACGCCGCAGTCGGCCACACGCTTCTCGACGCGCTCGACGTACTCGGCGGTGGTGTTGACGTAGACGCTCGCGCCCGTGTCGGTCGAGAAGTAGACTGGAACACCCGATTCCCGGAGGTCGCGGACCGCGGCGAAGATTTCGAGGGTTGCAGGCCGCCAGTAGACCCAGCCCGCGGGGCCGGTCATTGTGGTCGCGGCGAGCGAGAGCGAGTCGTGTTCGGCGAGTTCGAAGGTGCGGTCGAAATCGCTCTCACGGAGCGCGTCGCGCATCTCCGCGAGTTGGCCGTGGACGTGGGCGAGCCGTGCCTCGAACATGTGGCTCTCGGCGGCCTCACGGTGGGCTTCTTCGGTCTCCTTGTACGCGGGCACGAGCGCCGCCACGATACGGAGATCGTCTTCGAGGTCGCTCTCGATCCGCTCGGATCGACAGTCGATGTCGTTGCGTCCCGTATGCAGATCCGAGAACCCGCCCGTGACCGCTCGCGCCGACGACGCCGACCCGCGCCGCGCGACCGTCGAAACTTCGGGCAGGGTGAGATCGAGGCCCGCCGCCGTCGTCAGGGCCATCGCCGCCGCCGCGAAGCCCGACGACGACGAGCCAAAGCCCACGTTCGTCGGGAAATCACTCTCACTCTCGAAGCGCACGGGGGCTTCGACATCTGCGAGTTCACGCACGCGCGAGACGACGCTCTCGATGCGCTCGCGGCCCCGTCCCTCCACGGTCTCGCCGTCGACGACGTACCGATCCTCGTCGAGCGACTCGTCGAACTCGACGGTGGTGGTAGTGTTGCTCGGGGCGGTGCAGACGCTGATCGAGTCGTGGTACGGCAGTCGTAGCTCTTGGTCGACCATCCCGTGGTACTTGACGAGTCCCTGAATCGGGTGGGCGCGCGCGGTGGCTTTCATACCTGCGAAGCGGCCGACACGCGAATAAACGTCCCGAAACGGTGCGCTCCACTGGTGGTGCTGCCGGTGGGACACCCCTTGCTTTTGGTTGCGGTGGCGCGCGGGAGCAGTGCGGGACCGAAGGTCCCGCAGACCGTGCGAACGGGTGCTTCGCGCCCGTGAGCAGACGCCAGAGGCGCGACTCGTGCGAGGTCTGCGCGAGCGGTGCGAGGCGCGACCGGAGGGAGCGCCTCGATGCGAATAGCGCGAGACCTTCGGTCTCGCGAACCGTTCGAGCGGGCCTTCGGCCCGCGAGAAGACGGCGAACGGAGTGAGCCGTGAGCGCAGCGAGTGCAGGCTCGTCAGAGCGAAGCTCTGACGGCGGATGACCGAGAGAGCGAACGAAGTGAGCGATCGAGGGAGTCGGTTGGGGAGGCGTGTGGACGTTGTGGTACGATAGCGGAGCGGTGGCGGTTTCTCATATACGCCGGCACTCGCGGTTCGTTGTTTGTTTCGACCGCATCAAACCGGCGTGAACGATCGGCGGAATACCGGGTGGCTCAACGCTTTTCTCCCGGGCCGACGATTCGACAGCATGACCTCCGCGAACCCGATCGAATCGGCCGCAATCGTGCTCTACGAGGGGTTCGACGAACTCGACGCGATCGGCCCGTACGAGGTGTTCCAAAACGCCGCCGAAGCAGGGGCCGATCTCGACGTTGCACTCTGCACGCTCGAACCCGCAGACAGGGTGACGGCGAGTCACGGTCTCGTCATCGAACCCGACGCTGCGTTCGACGATCTCGCCGCCGACCCCGATCTCGTCGTGGTTCCCGGTGGCGGGTGGAACGATGGAGCCGAGCACGGCGCGCGGGCCGAAGTCGAACGTGGTGGGCTTCCGGACGCGATCGCGGAACGATATCGCAACGGCGCGGCTGTCGCGTCGGTCTGCACCGGCGGGATGATCCTCGCTGCGGCCGGTGTCCTCGACGGCCGGCCAGCGACCACCCACCACGGGGCGATCGACGATCTCTACGAGACGGCGGCAGAAGTGATCGATGCGAGGGTCGTCGACGATGACGACGTGCTCACCGCCGGTGGCGTCACCTCAGGGATCGATCTCGCGCTGTGGCTCGTCGAACGGGATCTGGGTACTGACACCGCCGATACGGTCGCCCGCGAGATGGAGTACGAACGCCGCGGTGAGGTGTATCGAGCCGACTAACTCCTTCCGGGTGGGACGTCGACGGAACCGAACGTCTCAAACCACACTCGGTCGGATGCCTCGGCATGGGAACCCCGCTCGATTCGCGTGAGGCACAGGCCGCCGAGGTCATCGACCGCCTCGCAACCGAGTACCCCGACACGACGATTTCGCTTGACTTCTCCACCCGGTTCGAACTCCTCGTTGCGGTGATCCTCTCGGCACAGTGTACCGACGAGCGGGTGAACGAGACGACTGCCGACCTGTTCGAAACCTATTCATCGCCGGAAGCGTTCGCGAACGCACCCCAGGAAGAACTCGCCGAAGCCCTGAACTCGATTACCTACTACAACAACAAAGCGAGCTACATCCGCGAATCAGCCCAGATCGTTGTCGACGAGCACGATGGCGAAGTTCCGGACACGATGACCGAACTCACCGACCTCCCCGGTGTGGGGCGAAAGACCGCGAACGTCGTGCTCCAGCACGGTCACGATGTCGTCGAAGGAATCGTCGTCGACACCCACGTCCAGCGGATCACCCGGCGGCTCGGGCTCACCGACGAGAAACGTCCCGAGAAGATCGAGACCGATCTGATGGCGTTCGTGCCCGAGGATCGCTGGCAGGCGTTCACGCACCTGTTCATCAGTCACGGTCGGGCGACCTGCACCGCGCGAAACCCCGACTGTGCCGACTGCACGCTCGAAGACATCTGTCCGTCATCGAAAGCCGATTCGGCCGTCGATCTCGCCAGCGGCGAGGCGTGGTGAACGACGGCCACCGATCGATCGTTTGTTTCGAACGATTGCGTGCCGTTTCGACCGAAAACGGATGAACGGCCGGCGGGGGTTTTTGCGGAGTATCCCGAAGCGATGGATGCAGCCAGTCCCGGGCTGCACTGCTGCGCGTGGCATCAGCCGATCGGTCCGGACCGGGACCGATCGGTTTTCACTCGACGAGACTCGATTCAGAACAGATAGCGGAGCGCGTACCTGGCCATCCCCACGATGTACGCCAGCAGCCAGAAGATCACGTAGCCGAACACGCCGATCCGGAGCCGGCTCCGCCAGTGATCCATCCGATCGGAGCCGATTTCGTCGAGCAGCACGTCCTCGTTGTAGTCGTGATAGAGGTTGTGCTCGCGCTTCGCGCGAAATATCCTGACGATCCCCGTGAAGCCAAACGCGAGCATTGCGTACGCCTGTAATCCCAAGATGGCGTGGAGCGCCGACGCACCACCCAACTGCTGGAACAGACGGGGCAACATCCACACCAGCAGGGGGATCGTCGTGAGCGCGAGGCCGGTGACGATGAACTTGAGATGGTAGGTCAGCACGCCCCACGTCACCTTCTCGGTGTCGATCATGATCCACGCACCGTAGAGAAAGCAGGGAAAGCTCGCCGTGACCAGCACCGCGACGATCGTCGCCACCGTCGCGTCGGCCAGCCCGAACATGGGAGAACTCGCCGCCGTGGGCGCTAAAGGTTGCCGAAACCCGCTCACGGGCGGTCGGAAAGCCTAACCCGGCCCGTGGCGTAGGTTGGGTGATGGCCGATCCTCGATCCTCGTCGTCGAGCGACGACGGGACCGCGGATGCGAGCGACCGCCCGGCGGACCGAGCCGAGGCTTCGGACGACGAGACGGCCGAACTCCGCCGACAGGTCGAGGAAACCTACGACTTCGAGGAGTTCGGGCCGCGGGACATGGCCGAGATGAGTCCCGAGGAGTGGGACGCCGCCTTCGACGAAGAGGCATGGATCACGGGCACGGAGCTCCTCGATCGCGTCGAGTCCGATCTGCTGAGTCGGGTTGCCGACCGGGAAGTGTTCGCCCGGATCGAGCGCGTCGACGATGGATTGCTCGCATACTCCGACGAGGGGTACGCCCACGTCGCGCCCGACGGCAGCGTCGAGGGCCGGGGAACCGTGCTGCGTGACGTCAAACCCACGGTCGCGCTCTGCTCGATGGACGACTACGACGTACCGAAGCCGCCCGACGGCGACCCGCTTCCCGATCCCGCGACGGTGCCGGAGGGGGGCGGCGAACTCGGTAACTGGATGCTACAAACCGTGGCCGCCGCCCAGCTCCTCGTCGGTCTCGGGTTGATCGGGGCGTATCTCGTGCTCTCGAGTGTCAGTACGATCGCCGCGCCCGTGCTCGGCCTGCTGTTCGTGGTGTTTTCGCTGCTGCTCTTCCTCCAAGTAGCGAACGCCCGGCTCTCGGACAAGTTCCGGGCGGAGGAGTACCGCGACCGGCTGCGTGCGGTCGGCGTCGGCTCGGGCGAGCGTCCCGATGTCCTGCCGGAGAAATACCGTGACGCTGACGGCGGACAGCCGGCCGGTGCGATCGCCGACACCGAGGCCGACGAGGAACGTTCACAGGGGGCCGACGGACGCGACGCCGAGGACTCCCGCCCGTCGGCATAGTGGCCACGGGCCCCGCATTCGGTGGACTTATGCGAAGCCAGACCCGAGTGCGGACACACATGAACAGGCGGGATTTTCTGCTGGCGACAAGTGTCGCGGCCGGCGGCACAGCCGCCAGCGGGGCGGCCGCCGCACAGCAGGGCAACGCCTCCGGTGGCAGCAACGAAACCGGGGGCGGCAACGCCACTGGCGGCAATCAAAGCGCCGGTGGGAATCAGAGCAGCGGTAACGCGACCGGTGGCAACGCAACCGGTGGAAACCAGAGCGCGGGCGGTGGCGGTGGTGGTGGCGGCACGACGACGACAGTACAGGTCGGTACCGGCTCGGGAACCTCCTTCGGTCCCGAGGAAGTCACCATCGCACCCGGTGGCACCGTCGTCTGGGAGTGGACCGGCGAGGGCGGCGCACACAACGTCGTCGCCGAGGACGAATCGTTCAACAGCGGGAGCCCGGAGGAAGGCAGCGGCATTACCTTCCAGCACACCTTTCAGGAAACCGGTGAGTTCCCTTATTACTGTGCACCCCACGAGGCCGTTGGGATGGTTGGCACCGTCATCGTGCAGGAAGGTGGCGCGAGCAGTGGCGGCGGTGGCGGCGAGGAGGAAGTCGATCCTGAGGAGATGGGCGTGGCGTTTCAAGCACACTTCGTCGGGATTGCCACTCTCCTGATGATGGTGATGTCGTTGATCTACACGTTCTTCGCCGTGAAATACGGTGAATCGCCGAACGCGAATGGAGGGAACAACTGATGAGTTCCTCCGGGAGCACGTACGGCGACATCCACCGGTACGAGCCGGCCCGCGAGAGTACCGCGGCCGCGATCGCGATCGTCCTCCTGACGGTGGTCGAGGTGGTGTTCGTTGGACTGTTCGCCTACGGCCTCGTCAGTGGATGGGGGACCGACGAACTCGGCAACATGTATCTCGGCGCGGCGCTCGCGATCGTGTTCGTGGATCTCGCCTTCATTCTCTCGCTCTACCGCAAGGAGTTCCTGCCGGACGTGATGATCGTCAAAAAACGCCGCCGGAAGTGGGAGGACCTCTACATTCGCGAGGAACAGCAGACGGGGACGAGCGCCACCGACGGCGCGTGGGACTCCGTGAAACGTGCAGTCTACCCCTACTACAAGCGATAAACCATGCCAGAAAACGAAGACCGATATCCAGCCGAGTCCGGACGAAGACGGTTCGTGAAGGGTGTCGTCGGTGCCTCAGCGCTCGGCGCGACCGGGATCTCGACCGCGCTCGCGACCAATCTCACCACCACCTCCTCAGGGGCCGGTGGCGGGGCGATCCAGTACTACGGCATCGAGAACACCGACGGGCCGGCTCCGCGTGGGTTGCCACAGATCCCCGTCGAGATCGACGACGAAGGCAATCTCAAAGGGATCTGGCCCGAAGTGAAGACGGAGACGGTCAACAACGAGGAGGTCCAGATCGCGGAGATGCAGCTCGGTGGCACCACCTACTCCAGCGAGTGGTTCCAGTACTGTGGCGTCCAGACCTACCCGGGTGTTCGGCCCGACACCGATCAGAGCAACTTCTTTCGGTCCGCCTCCTCGTCGAGCTACGATTGGCAGAGCGACATCGAAACCGGGGCACAGCTCACCGTTAGTGACTTCGACGACTACGAGACGTGGGGCAACGACATCGGCGAGAGCGGGATCGGCAAACCGGCACAGGCGACGTGGCGCTCGCAGGACCTTCCACCGCAGGAGACGATCCCGATTCAGGTCCTCAGAAGCACACGGATCGAAGAGATGGCGAAATCCGCCAGCGACCCGGCGGTTCGGGAGTGGCTGCAAGCCAGCACCGACCAGGGATTCATCGCGTGGCTCAACAAGTGTACCCACTTCTGTTGTGTCCCAGGGTTCAAGGAAACCGCCGAGTTCGGCGCGGCGAACTCGGTGTACTGTCCGTGCCACCAGTCGGTGTACGATCCGTTCAGCATCGTTCAGCGGCAGTTTACGTCGCTGCCGCGGCCCGAAGACACCGGGAGCAGCGAGTCCAGCTCCGGCGGTGGTGAGTGATCGATGAGTCTCGAACGTAGCGACGACCACGATCACGAAGGGTGGATGGAGCGAAAGGATCTCACGCCGATCGAGTCGACGTATCTCACCGTTCTGCTCTGGCTCGACAAGCGGTTGCGGCTGGTCGACTACCTCGAAGTCCTGGAGAACCTCTACTACAAGGTCAACCTCCAGATGCCGAAAAGCCACACCGAGCAGTACAACCTCGACAACAAGTTCTGGTACTGGTATCCGCTCTACGCGCTCGGGAGTTTCTCGACGATCGCGTACGTCGTCGCCGCCATCTCGGGCGCGCTGCTCGGCTTCTATTACTCGCCGGCAGCGGCGTCGGGGGCCTGTACCATCGACGGCGCATCGGTGGCGTACTGTTCGCTCACCGCGATCATGACCGACATCAACTTCGGGTTCATGCTCCGGTCGATTCACCGGTGGGCGGCGCAGGTGATGACCGCCGCCGTGTTCCTCCACATGCTCCGGGTCTACTTCACCGGCGCGTACAAGGAGCCCCGCGAGCTCAACTGGATCCTCGGCATCGTGCTCATCTCGCTCACGATGGTGTTCGGCTACACCGGCTACCTGCTGACCTGGGACCAGCTCGCGTACTGGGCGGGCCAGATCGGCGTCGAGATGAGCCTCTCGATCCCGCTGATCGGCGAGTGGGTCGCTCAGCTCATCTTCGGCGGGTTCTCGCTCGGTCAGGCAACCCTGATGCGGATGTATATCCTCCACGTGTTCTTCCTGCCGTTCGTGGTGACGGCGCTCATTGCCGTGCACATCGGCATCGTCTGGATGCAGGGCATCGCGGAACCCCACTAAGACAATGACCCGAGACAACGCCACCGACACGGACGAATCGAACGGGACCGACACGGGCGAGGGCGTCGCCGCCGACGGTACCGGCATCGTCGCGCCCGACGACGAGACCCCGACGTGGAGCGAGCGCAAGGAGCGTACCCAGGGGCTCTCACGGCTGACCTACGAGTACTTCGAACGGTCGCGCCGCGAGGACCAGGACCTCCGTACGGAGTCGAGCTACGTCGAGCGCGACGTGCTCGCGTTCCCGACGTGGCCCCACGAGATGGTCCGCAACCTCGCGCTGACGAGTTTCTTCGTCGGTCTGATCATCTTCCTCGCGGCGACGCTGCCGCCACACCTCGGCGCGCCCGCGAACCCGAGCCAGACGCCCGCGATCATCCTGCCGGACTGGTATCTCTACTGGTCGTTCGGCCTGCTGAAACTCGGGCCGTTGAACCCCGACCTCGCCGTCCTCGGTGGGAGTAAGCTCCTCCAGGACTCCACGTACGGCGTGCTCGCCAACCTCGTGGTGGTCGGGTTCATCGCGATCGTTCCCTTCCTCAACAAGGGGAGCGCGCGCCGGCCGGTCGAACAGCCGTTCTGGTCGGCCGTCGGCGTGTTCGGCGTGGTGTTCGCTGCGATGATCAGCACGCTGGCGATCAAGAACCTCGTGCCGGCGTGGATCGACACCAAGCTCCTGTTCGATCTGACCTTCCTCCTGCCGTTCGTGGCGGGGTTCATCACCTACGGCATCCTCCGGGCGATGCGTGAGGGGTACATGTTCGACCTGAACCGGCGGTACTACCGGCTCCGGCCGCCGCGGTAGCGTCGTGGGTTCAGACACCGGTTCCGGTTCCGAGGCCGACGGCAGCGACGGCGGGAACAGGGGCCGCGAGATCGTCGTCCCGCTGCGGACCTACAAGGCGGTCACGGTGTTCTCGACGCTGGTCGCAATCGTCTGCGTGCTGCTCGGGTTCGCCTTTCTCGACGCTGCCACTGCCGAGGCTGGCCCACTGCCGGTGTTGTTCGATCTGCTGCCATCGGTCGGACTCCCGGTCGGCTCGGACGTGGTCTCGCTCGTGCTCGTTCTGATCGGACTCGCACTCATCGGGCTCGGTGCCGGGGTGTACGTGCTCGGGACCCGCTTTCGCACCACGGGGATGCGGAACGCTCAAGACGACAGCGACGAACCCTCAGGCAATGAGTGACGAATTCGCCAAGGGGCTGGCGATGCTCACCGGCGGGCTGCTCGGCTGGATGGTGCTCTCGGGCTGGTACACCACCGAGAGCTTCGAGTCGACGAACCAGCTCATCGCCGAGCCACCGTCCGGCCTCGAGCTGTTCGGGACGCTTTCGCTCACCCTGCGGGAAGCCCTGTTCTGGTTCGCCATCGTCGGCGCGCTCGTCTTCTGGGTCCTCATCCCAGCGGGCCGCCAAGCGCGCATCGCGTGGAACGAACGCCAGTCGAGCTAACCTGCGTTTCGCGACCGACTTTCGACTCGAACTCCTTCCTTTTGAGCGACGGATGACCGCTGAACTGGCAGCGGCGGTGCGGGCCTGGCGTCTCGACGAATGCCAGAGCACGCTTTGCGTGCTCCGAACTCTCGTTCACTTCAGTTCACGAGAACGAAGTGAGTCAAGGCTCAGGAGAGCGAGGCTCTCCTGGCGGATGAAGGGCGAGCGAGTGAAACGAGTGAGGGCTTCGGCGGTGCTGTACGAAGCGGTTGCGGAAAGCGCCAGCAGTTCTACCGCTCGCTTCGCTCACGGAGACAGGTCTTTGCAGGGGATTCGAGGGAGCGAGCGAAGCGGGTGACCGAGAACCTCCTGTAAAAAGTAGGTGCTTAGTAGAACTCGCGGACGAGGTCGGTCGCGTCCTCGGGTGCGCCGTCCGGAATGTCGGCCATGTTCTCGTCGAGCCCGTGGCGCTCGTTGTACGGCACGGACTCCTCGTCCTGATAGATGACGCCCTGATACTCGGTGTCGTCGTCCATGATCTTCGCTTCGGCGGCGTCGCGATCGGTCGGGTCGTGGTCTTCCTCGTCGAGGTCGACGATCGTATCCCGGAAGTAGTCGTAGGTGTCGACGTCGTTGAACGTCACGCACGGGCTGTAGACGTTCACGAACCCGAACCCGTCGTGTTCGACCGCCTGCTGGACGATCTCGGTGTGGCGCTGGGCGTCCGACGAGAACGACTGGGCGATGAAGCTGCCGTCGGCGGCGAGCGCGAGTGCGAGCGGGTTGACCGGTGCCTGTTTCGGCCCGTCGGGCGTCGTCGCCGTCTCGAAGTCCTCGCGCGATGTCGGCGAGGCCTGCCCCTTCGTGAGGCCGTAGATGCGGTTGTCCATCACGACGTAGGTCATGTCCATGTTCCGCCGGACCGCGTGGACGAAGTGGCCCGCGCCGATGGAGTAGCCGTCGCCGTCGCCGCCCGAGACCATCACTTCGAGGTCGGGGTTCGCGCTCTTGACACCGATGCCAACCGGGAGTGCACGGCCGTGGACGCCGTGGAGCGCGTAGCTGTGCATGTACGTGCCGATCTTGCCCGAGCAGCCGATACCCGCCACCACGAACGTGTTGTCGGGATCGTTGCCGGTGTTGGCGAGCGCCTTCATCATCCCGTTCATCGTCCCGAAGTCGCCGCAGCCGGGACACCACGTGGGCTGCTTGTCGGACTTGAAGTCGGTGAATCTGACGTCTGAACTCATGTGGG encodes:
- a CDS encoding DUF7321 family protein codes for the protein MFGLADATVATIVAVLVTASFPCFLYGAWIMIDTEKVTWGVLTYHLKFIVTGLALTTIPLLVWMLPRLFQQLGGASALHAILGLQAYAMLAFGFTGIVRIFRAKREHNLYHDYNEDVLLDEIGSDRMDHWRSRLRIGVFGYVIFWLLAYIVGMARYALRYLF
- a CDS encoding DUF7319 domain-containing protein is translated as MADPRSSSSSDDGTADASDRPADRAEASDDETAELRRQVEETYDFEEFGPRDMAEMSPEEWDAAFDEEAWITGTELLDRVESDLLSRVADREVFARIERVDDGLLAYSDEGYAHVAPDGSVEGRGTVLRDVKPTVALCSMDDYDVPKPPDGDPLPDPATVPEGGGELGNWMLQTVAAAQLLVGLGLIGAYLVLSSVSTIAAPVLGLLFVVFSLLLFLQVANARLSDKFRAEEYRDRLRAVGVGSGERPDVLPEKYRDADGGQPAGAIADTEADEERSQGADGRDAEDSRPSA
- a CDS encoding plastocyanin/azurin family copper-binding protein, which gives rise to MNRRDFLLATSVAAGGTAASGAAAAQQGNASGGSNETGGGNATGGNQSAGGNQSSGNATGGNATGGNQSAGGGGGGGGTTTTVQVGTGSGTSFGPEEVTIAPGGTVVWEWTGEGGAHNVVAEDESFNSGSPEEGSGITFQHTFQETGEFPYYCAPHEAVGMVGTVIVQEGGASSGGGGGEEEVDPEEMGVAFQAHFVGIATLLMMVMSLIYTFFAVKYGESPNANGGNN
- the mvaD gene encoding phosphomevalonate decarboxylase MvaD — encoded protein: MKATARAHPIQGLVKYHGMVDQELRLPYHDSISVCTAPSNTTTTVEFDESLDEDRYVVDGETVEGRGRERIESVVSRVRELADVEAPVRFESESDFPTNVGFGSSSSGFAAAAMALTTAAGLDLTLPEVSTVARRGSASSARAVTGGFSDLHTGRNDIDCRSERIESDLEDDLRIVAALVPAYKETEEAHREAAESHMFEARLAHVHGQLAEMRDALRESDFDRTFELAEHDSLSLAATTMTGPAGWVYWRPATLEIFAAVRDLRESGVPVYFSTDTGASVYVNTTAEYVERVEKRVADCGVDTRVWEVGGPARILDESEALF
- the nth gene encoding endonuclease III; its protein translation is MGTPLDSREAQAAEVIDRLATEYPDTTISLDFSTRFELLVAVILSAQCTDERVNETTADLFETYSSPEAFANAPQEELAEALNSITYYNNKASYIRESAQIVVDEHDGEVPDTMTELTDLPGVGRKTANVVLQHGHDVVEGIVVDTHVQRITRRLGLTDEKRPEKIETDLMAFVPEDRWQAFTHLFISHGRATCTARNPDCADCTLEDICPSSKADSAVDLASGEAW
- a CDS encoding cytochrome b, with protein sequence MTRDNATDTDESNGTDTGEGVAADGTGIVAPDDETPTWSERKERTQGLSRLTYEYFERSRREDQDLRTESSYVERDVLAFPTWPHEMVRNLALTSFFVGLIIFLAATLPPHLGAPANPSQTPAIILPDWYLYWSFGLLKLGPLNPDLAVLGGSKLLQDSTYGVLANLVVVGFIAIVPFLNKGSARRPVEQPFWSAVGVFGVVFAAMISTLAIKNLVPAWIDTKLLFDLTFLLPFVAGFITYGILRAMREGYMFDLNRRYYRLRPPR
- a CDS encoding PaaI family thioesterase: MIDETDDAAAFLQAYIDDHGYLSWLGTQVESMEHDRLVMTIPFDEKLTNTRPNGDDDATSDIHGGIAATLIDTAGGIALRPALDDPMSDGVATINLNVNYLRPAGGDLIATADVIRAGSTVGVSTVTVESEAPDGEMKPVATGQGAYRLFRG
- a CDS encoding DJ-1/PfpI family protein, producing the protein MTSANPIESAAIVLYEGFDELDAIGPYEVFQNAAEAGADLDVALCTLEPADRVTASHGLVIEPDAAFDDLAADPDLVVVPGGGWNDGAEHGARAEVERGGLPDAIAERYRNGAAVASVCTGGMILAAAGVLDGRPATTHHGAIDDLYETAAEVIDARVVDDDDVLTAGGVTSGIDLALWLVERDLGTDTADTVAREMEYERRGEVYRAD
- a CDS encoding DUF7318 family protein; this encodes MSSSGSTYGDIHRYEPARESTAAAIAIVLLTVVEVVFVGLFAYGLVSGWGTDELGNMYLGAALAIVFVDLAFILSLYRKEFLPDVMIVKKRRRKWEDLYIREEQQTGTSATDGAWDSVKRAVYPYYKR
- a CDS encoding DUF4385 domain-containing protein, which codes for MTDDPEYDLDFRAHPEKYEIGRGEEGVFKIEPYKSELLPLWGYTDRETADESGEAIYERYLEYRAAGEFPGMDMARKYLQMGYTRSMRYARYPGGQKYADGEEREPEHWADHDKREAALVYEVWWNRVENDDEYQRLEAQHRERD
- a CDS encoding cytochrome b translates to MSLERSDDHDHEGWMERKDLTPIESTYLTVLLWLDKRLRLVDYLEVLENLYYKVNLQMPKSHTEQYNLDNKFWYWYPLYALGSFSTIAYVVAAISGALLGFYYSPAAASGACTIDGASVAYCSLTAIMTDINFGFMLRSIHRWAAQVMTAAVFLHMLRVYFTGAYKEPRELNWILGIVLISLTMVFGYTGYLLTWDQLAYWAGQIGVEMSLSIPLIGEWVAQLIFGGFSLGQATLMRMYILHVFFLPFVVTALIAVHIGIVWMQGIAEPH
- a CDS encoding cysteine hydrolase family protein translates to MEFDPDRTAVVVVDMQNGFCHPEGSLYAPGSEEVVDPIADLLDDARDAGASVIFTRDVHPPEQFEDTHYYDEFDRWGEHVVEGSWETEIADGLDVSPGDHVVEKHTYDAFYETELEGWLDAHGIDDLVICGTLANVCVLHTAGSAGLRDFRPVLVDDAIGYIEEDHHEYALDHADWLFGEVTERTDITFG